In a genomic window of Vigna angularis cultivar LongXiaoDou No.4 chromosome 6, ASM1680809v1, whole genome shotgun sequence:
- the LOC108341537 gene encoding acyl-CoA-binding domain-containing protein 4: MAMARASSGLQYPERFYAAASYVGFDGSASPTKTLTSKFAKSTSLLLYSLYQQASVGPCNVPEPSTWKIVEHSKWASWNQLGTMSSTEAMRLFVKILEEEDPGWYSRASNSVAEPVIDVQMNHNSKVEPVIENGNSYPETKTISTQNGIEVGTEDKDIVVEGFSSVGVYDQWIAPPVSGQSPKARYEHGAAVVQDKLYIYGGNHNGRYLNDLHVLDLRRWTWSKIETKAGDESPTTSVPCAGHSLIPWGNKLLSVAGHAKDPSESIQVKVLDLQTATWSTLKTFGKAPVSRGGQSVTLVGGTLVIFGGQDPKRTLLNDLHILDLETMTWDEIDAVGVPPSPRSDHTAAVHVERYLLIFGGGSHATCYNDLHVLDLQTMEWSHPTQLGEIPTPRAGHAGVTVGENWFIVGGGDNKSGVSETVVLNMSTLAWSVVTLVQGRVPVASEGLSLVVSSYNGEDVLISFGGYNGRYNNEVYVLKPSHKSTLQSKVIENSAPDSVSAVPNATNATRDVESEFETGHEGKNWEAVMDKADPAKSKGDIISVLKVEKEELESSLSKEKQHALQLKQELAEAESRNTDLYKELQSVRGQLASEQSRCFKLEVEVAELGQKLQTIGTLQKELELLRRQKAASEQAALNAKQRQNSGGGVWGWLAGAPPDQNADDA, from the exons ATGGCGATGGCGAGAGCAAGTTCTGGTCTGCAATACCCAGAGCGGTTCTACGCTGCGGCCTCTTACGTGGGGTTTGATGGATCCGCTTCTCCAACCAAAACCCTCACTTCCAAATTCGCTAAGTCTACCTCTCTTCTTCTCTACAGCTTATACCAGCAG GCTAGTGTGGGACCTTGTAACGTCCCAGAACCAAGTACATGGAAAATAGTGGAGCATAGCAAATGGGCCAG TTGGAACCAGCTTGGAACCATGTCTTCCACTGAAGCCATGCGtctttttgtgaaaatattggAG GAAGAAGATCCTGGTTGGTATTCAAGAGCATCTAACTCTGTTGCAGAACCTGTCATAGACGTGCAAATGAAT CATAATTCCAAAGTTGAACCAGTAATTGAGAATGGAAACTCTTATCCAGAGACAAAGACTATTTCCACCCAAAATGGAATCGAAGTTGGAACAGAGGATAAAGATATTGTTGTGGAAGGCTTTAGCTCAGTTGGAGTATATGATCAATGGATTGCACCTCCAGTATCTGGACAAAGTCCAAAAGCCCGATATGAG CATGGAGCTGCAGTTGTGCAAGATAAATTGTACATATATGGTGGAAACCACAATGGTCGTTACCTTAATGATCTTCAT GTTTTGGATTTGAGAAGGTGGACTTGGTCAAAGATTGAAACTAAGGCTGGAGATGAGTCCCCTACAACTTCAGTCCCTTGTGCTGGCCATTCTTTG ATTCCATGGGGAAATAAGCTTCTGTCTGTTGCAGGGCATGCAAAAGATCCTTCTGAAAGTATCCAAG TGAAAGTGCTTGATCTTCAAACCGCTACATGGTCAACTCTAAAAACTTTTGGGAAAGCTCCG GTATCACGCGGAGGCCAATCAGTGACCCTTGTAGGGGGAACCTTGGTAATTTTTGGTGGGCAAGATCCAAAGAGGACTCTTTTGAACGATCTGCATATTCTTGACTTGGAAACCATGACATGGGATGAAATTGATGCTGT TGGGGTGCCACCTTCTCCAAGGTCCGATCATACTGCTGCTGTTCATGTGGAGCGATACTTACTTATCTTTGGTGGGGGTTCACATGCAACATGCTACAATGATTTACATGTTCTTGATTTGCAAACT ATGGAATGGTCTCACCCCACACAGCTGGGTGAAATACCAACCCCACGGGCTGGACATGCTGGTGTGACAGTAGGGGAGAACTGGTTCATTGTTGGTGGTggtgacaataagagtg GGGTCTCTGAAACAGTTGTACTGAATATGTCTACACTGGCTTGGTCAGTGGTAACTTTAGTGCAAGGACGAGTTCCTGTTGCCAGCGAG GGATTGAGTTTGGTTGTAAGCTCCTATAATGGCGAAGATGTACTTATATCTTTTGGAGGGTACAATGGACGATACAATAATGaa GTGTATGTTCTTAAACCAAGCCACAAATCAACCCTGCAATCGAAAGTAATTGAAAATTCAGCACCAGACAGTGTTTCAGCTGTTCCAAATGCCACAAATGCTACCCGAGATGTGGAGTCTGAATTTGAAACCGGCCATGAAGGGAAAAATTGGGAAGCTGTCATGGACAAAGCTGATCCAGCT AAATCAAAAGGTGATATTATATCAGTCCTCAAGGTTGAGAAAGAAGAGTTGGAATCATCACTCAGCAAGGAGAAACAGCATGCTCTTCAATTAAAGCAAGAGCTGGCAGAAGCTGAGTCTCGTAACACGGACCTGTACAAG GAGCTCCAGTCAGTTCGTGGTCAGCTTGCTTCTGAGCAGTCAAGGTGTTTCAAACTCGAG GTGGAGGTTGCTGAATTAGGTCAGAAGCTCCAAACCATTGGAACATTACAGAAGGAGCTGGAGCTCCTCCGGCGGCAGAAGGCTGCATCAGAGCAAGCTGCCTTAAATGCAAAACAGAGGCAGAATTCAGGTGGCGGCGTGTGGGGTTGGCTTGCCGGTGCTCCCCCTGATCAGAATGCAGATGATGCGTGA
- the LOC108342003 gene encoding zinc finger protein GAI-ASSOCIATED FACTOR 1, which yields MSNSNITSCDSWSFSTENTGEDAAAAVKHQQLEMLPQNHSPNSNTSTTTNNSNASNTNSQPPLKKKRNLPGNPDPNAEVVALSPNTLVATNRFVCEICNKGFQRDQNLQLHRRGHNLPWKLKLRTTTEVKKRVYVCPEPSCVHHNPARALGDLTGIKKHFSRKHGEKKWKCEKCSKKYAVHSDWKAHSKICGTKEYKCDCGTIFSRRDSFITHRAFCDALSDDSNKFNEAGQLQSIMHASNLQPPMIPNLAASLPINTNNHKQPLPLPHDLIAAIPAKPFSSNMAALPRSLSSTSSLSQLCSNSPHINMFEEKPQTNMSATALLQKAAQMGATVNSNSNGMMTETGFATSMAPPSYGVMNHHIHHGQQDLSQYNFHANGTVMMDGVGNGMGGMSGLDMFNAILDQSKALSKIIEQNNRSSYSGVLHAMNNGRSSSIDVGGAKGSEDVMTLDLLGIGGGVGGGGGGDGSFFGGEQSELKIEYGEMSQIRIQALNHFQQQTAAYEN from the exons ATGTCAAACTCAAACATCACAAGCTGTGATAGTTGGAGCTTCTCCACAGAGAACACCGGAGAAGATGCAGCAGCAGCAGTTAAACACCAGCAACTAGAGATGCTTCCCCAAAACCATAGTCCAAATTCAAACACTTCAACTACAACAAATAACAGCAATGCCTCAAACACAAATTCACAACCACCtctcaagaagaaaagaaaCCTACCAGGGAATCCAG ACCCGAATGCCGAAGTGGTAGCCCTGTCGCCGAACACCCTGGTGGCCACAAACAGGTTCGTGTGTGAAATATGCAACAAAGGGTTTCAAAGGGATCAGAACCTTCAATTGCACCGTCGAGGGCACAATCTACCGTGGAAGCTGAAACTCAGAACCACCACCGAAGTGAAAAAGCGCGTTTACGTTTGTCCCGAACCCTCCTGTGTCCACCACAACCCGGCTCGAGCGCTGGGCGATCTCACCGGCATTAAAAAGCACTTTAGTAGAAAGCACGGCGAGAAGAAGTGGAAATGTGAAAAATGTTCTAAGAAATACGCTGTTCATTCTGACTGGAAAGCGCATTCCAAAATATGTGGAACCAAGGAATACAAATGTGACTGTGGCACCATCTTTTCCAG AAGAGACAGTTTCATCACACACAGAGCTTTCTGCGATGCACTGAGTGATGACAGCAACAAATTCAACGAAGCAGGACAACTGCAAAGTATAATGCATGCTTCAAACCTGCAACCACCAATGATCCCAAACCTAGCAGCATCACTACCAATCAATACCAACAATCACAAGCAACCATTACCACTCCCTCACGACCTCATTGCAGCAATTCCAGCAAAACCCTTTAGCAGCAACATGGCAGCATTGCCAAGAAGCCTTTCATCCAcctcttctctctctcaactGTGCTCAAACTCACCACACATCAACATGTTTGAGGAAAAGCCTCAAACAAACATGTCTGCCACGGCACTGCTTCAAAAAGCCGCACAGATGGGCGCAACAGTGAATAGTAACAGCAACGGCATGATGACTGAAACGGGCTTTGCTACAAGCATGGCACCACCATCATATGGGGTCATGAACCACCACATTCACCACGGTCAACAAGACCTGTCTCAGTATAACTTCCATGCAAATGGGACGGTGATGATGGATGGTGTTGGCAATGGCATGGGAGGAATGAGTGGTTTGGATATGTTTAATGCCATATTGGATCAAAGTAAGGCGTTGTCGAAGATCATAGAGCAGAACAACCGAAGCAGTTATAGTGGTGTTTTGCATGCAATGAATAATGGTAGGTCAAGTTCCATTGATGTTGGTGGAGCTAAAGGGAGTGAGGATGTGATGACTTTGGACTTGTTGGGGATAGGAGGAGgagttggtggtggtggtggtggtgatggaAGCTTCTTTGGTGGTGAACAGTCTGAACTAAAGATTGAATATGGAGAAATGAGTCAAATAAGAATCCAGGCTTTGAACCATTTTCAGCAACAAACAGCAGCATATGAAAATTAA